DNA from Armatimonadota bacterium:
GCCTAGGGATAGTGGACTCCGAAGTCACCGAGTAGAATCTTCAGATGATCCAAGCCGCGGATGACGGGCACCCGTCTCAGCCATTCCTGCTTCAGGGTGAGGTTCGCACGCTCGGTAACCGCGATGGAGCCGTGCTGGCCGACAGCCCCAAAGCGTTGCGTCACCTCCCAGCGGTCGGCTAACTCCGCGAAAGCGCCACAGGTGAACACCGCCTCCTGGTCGGTAATAATGTACTTCGGCGCGCCGTGGCGGGCAAAGACCGATTCCAGCGCAGTTGTGACCCGGCTAGCGTTGGGACCTTCGAGCGGGCAAGTCGTGGTAACCATCCGGGAGTAGTGGTCTACCCGCGGTGTCCGGATTTGCTGGAGGAGGTGGGCTATGCCCCGAGATGAATGCTCTCGCCTGCAAGCGGCGGTGGCATCGGAATCGGGTTTGGACGAGAGACTCCGACGTCACGCTGAGGCATGCCGGCAGTGCGCCGCGCTAATCACCATATCGGGCCTAGTCGCCCCGCCTGTTGCGGTTGACGACGACGGATTGGCGCGGTCGATGAGGGAAGCCGCCGGGGCAATCTCCGACCGTCGGGCGCGGCGCTGGGAGCGGCGTCGGCGCGTCGGGCCGCTCATCGTCGGGGCGGCCGGCTGGCTCCTCGGCGCGACGCTGATCGCAGTTGGCGTCCTTAGTGGAGGCGTAGGCGGTCTGTTCGTTTCACGGGCGTCTGTAT
Protein-coding regions in this window:
- a CDS encoding DDE-type integrase/transposase/recombinase, producing the protein MAHLLQQIRTPRVDHYSRMVTTTCPLEGPNASRVTTALESVFARHGAPKYIITDQEAVFTCGAFAELADRWEVTQRFGAVGQHGSIAVTERANLTLKQEWLRRVPVIRGLDHLKILLGDFGVHYP